In Lodderomyces elongisporus chromosome 1, complete sequence, the DNA window aagaaatatatagaCACATACATAGTTACATACATACAGAATTACCACCGGTGTTTGCCATATCTTGAAACAATTTTACTTAGTGTTCCCCCATTCCATATGGTTCTGTCCTCACAGAAAGCAGActtgatcaatttttttctttaaataaatacaaaagaaagccACATTCTTTTTATCCAACCTCATTACCAATTATTTTTTcgcttttctttcttctaactattcttaattttttgcatatattccttttttttttctcaaagtCAAGCGCTTCAAATAGACGGTTTTGACAATGTCTTTGCAAGGCATTACAAATGAATCCACAGCAGAGATTGATCCATTGTTACCACTCAAACATTCGGACAATGATGAACAACAGCCATCCAGTCGCAATGACAGTTATAGATCTCGTGCCAATCAGCCACCCCTCAATGATTTAGAAGAAGCTGCTAATGATGTGTATGAAGCGATCGTTGAAAATGACGAAGAatatgatgaagatgagcACAATGAGGATGTCATATGGTTGCGGGAGCAACGACTTCTCAACAAGGCGACACATTGGTTCAAGAGACCTAGTGTGTTGATGATTGCATCAATCACGTTTCTTTTGGCCTTTGCCTCTTCGAGTGCCGAGTCAACTAGACAACTAGTCACCTTGAAGCTTGCATGCAATGCCTTGGGCGCCGAGAGATGTACTAGAGACTCCGCCCAAGTGCTCATGTCGGACTTGCAATTGGGATACAGCATTTCCGGAGCAATCATCACGCTTATCTCATCAGGAAAAATAGCTCCAATGAGTGATATTTATGGAAGAAaagtgtttgttgttgcctTGATTGCAAGTTTTCTCATTGGTAAAGCACTGAAGTTTTTGATTATGTACAATTTTGACAGCTTACAGTTTTACCCAATGATTGCGTGCGAAATAGCCACAAATTTGTGTGGTGGTATCATGTCCTTGATAGCGTTGAATAACTGCTATATTTCAGATGTGGTCGAACCACATCAAAGAATCTACTCATTGGGACTCAGTCTCGCTGCAATGTTTGTTGGATTGAGTGTTGGTCCTCTTGCCGGTAATGTTGTGATCTCGATATCTCAGAAATACTATGCAAACATTGATATTGCAAGTCAAGAGTTTATTCCTTTGAAGCTTGAGATTTTGTTGATTCTTGTAGATTTGTTGGTGGCGATTTTCATACTTCCCGAATCTAGATCGGAAAAGGCACGAAAGAAATCAAGATCGCTTTCGCAATCACTGAGCCGAGTCAGTTTGTCGAATATCAATACTGAGGCAGTTACTGTTGTTGAACCTAAATGGAACATGATGCTGGTTATGGATCAATTAAACTTTCTTAAGCCATTGAGGTTGCTCATTATTCCGAGAGAACTCGTTAATGCATCAAATATTAATACTATCAAACGCGATAGATTTGCCATTATTGTATTGGTCTCCATAGAATGTCTCATGTCCACGATGGCCATTTCGTTTGGCGAGATTATGATTCTATACGGTATTTACAGCTACAACTGGGATCAGAGTAACTTGGGCCAATTCCTCGCTGTTGCATGTGCAAGTAAAGCCGTGGTGTTGATTGTACTATCACCGGTTATCAATCACAAAATCCTTCAACACGGTTTTGGATTCAGAGTCTTTAAAAAGAGAATCGATATGGTTGATTTTTCAATGCTATCGCTAGGATTAGTTTGCGAGATCTTGGGATTGATCGGTTATAGCTTGGCTCCCACTACAatggttttttttggatGTACCGTTATATGTGGATTTGGTTCCTTAATTGGACCTGCAATCAATTCGTCAATAGTCAAATTTTACCCAGAAGCAAAAATTGGCGAGCTATTTGGTGCAACTTCTTTACTTCGAAATTTGTTTGCATTAGTGACACCTATATTTTATCTTTCCGTATATAAATTCGCTTTGAGCAAATTGCATCGTCCAGGGATTGTCTTTATAGTTGCTGGTTCAATCTTGACAATCGGGTTGATTATGCTCATCATAGTGAAACATATGCTTGGATTGAACTCAAAGACTGAGGCACCTCCATTGTCGCGAAGCAATTCAGTATCGAGTTTTGTGCTTGCGCCACCAAGCCCTCagcaatttcaaaatgCGCGTCAAAACAGTTTTGGAGATTTGCACAGAAAGAACAGTTTTGTTCAGAAAGAACGAACCGCATCAATAAAACAGTGAATTGACTTCCTATCCAGCAACTTGTGAACCGAGTCAGCTAATTCActgaccaaaaaaaaggtagtATATATAGACCACTACGtgtatttattttgcttctttctcttttttttttttccttcgttttgtttatttaattttaacCCATTAGACGCAAAGCCAATTCAACGCTTGCAAATGTACCTGCACTACAAGGAACGGCTCTTAACAAACATGGCACAATACCACGCCAAAATCCAACGAAACCATGATTGGCCAAGATGTATTTTGCCGCCTTGATTGAGCTTCCACCAAATTTACTATTTACACCCCACCCATCACTTTGCACATTTGATTTTATCACATCAAGTGGGTATGAACTCAACCAAAGAGCATTACCTGCCAAAGCACCACTTGCCAATAGTTCGGGTGTGCTGATTTGATCTCTACTTTTGTAGCCATGGTAGTTGGTAATTTGTTTGATCAATGTCTCGTACGTCAAAAACCAAACTCCATATGCTTGAAATTCACGAAGTAATGTAATGTCAAATCCACGATAAATACCTCTGAGGCCTTGCTTGGCAAATATGTCCTTGACAGTCGAGCTCATAGATATCAGCTTCCCACTCGACGATTGGCTAAGAATCCTCAATTGCTCTACCGGAGAAGTGACTGGAGAATTGACTACACCAGCCATTGCTCCTGCAATATATGTCTGTGGCCAAAGATCCAACTGTTTTTGACCAGTGTATTGCAAAATCTGTCTCTTTGTTTCGTGGAACCCGTAGAATTGTAGCGAAACGCACACTCCAACACCAAATAATGGAGGTAACGTGCCCTTGTAAAACGCCAAAAGGCCCTCATTTTTCACGACATTTTTTATGACTTGAATTGAAGAGGTTGCCGACGTAGTTTGAAGTCGAATCTTGACGAGGTCTGCAGGTTGACCAATAAGTACCTGAGTTGCTCCACCGACAAATCCCGCAGCCACGTCTTTAAGCTTTCGGGAGAGGGAATTATCGACAATATTGGTGTTTTTGGACAAGTCAGATGTCTCGTATTCTGTAATCTCTGCTGGATCAGCCATTGCTGTAGTACTGAATAGGTAAATGTTTCAATAAATCGAAAGGAAGGAAGTTAAAGACGAGCGTTTACAGaatgaagagaaagaaaagaaaaaacaaaaaacaaaaaacaaaaaacaaaaaacaaaatattgGTACAAGCTGCAGTCTTCCCTGTTGGTAATGAATAATTTGCAATCACGTAGTGACTAAGCTAAGGATTAGCCATAGTCACGTGAAGATAGTTGCTGGCGTAATTTTATGTTcacatatgtatatatatatatatatatatatatatatagcttttattgaagaagaataataaatattaaaaaaaaaagacaaaaatataaaatgaaatgaaagtGGATGGCATTGTTATTGTCGCGACATTATCGTTATATAAAGAaagttaatttttttatgaCACTGCCACGCTGCGTGTGGAGTAGAGTAGAGTAAAGTTAGGTGCCACGTAAAACAACTAAACAACAAAGCGAGAAAGTGCGAGAGAATGCGAGAGTGTGCGTCAATGTctgagagagagaattaGAAACACATACTGAaaaattgatcaacaaATCAAGTAGTCGTCAACACTCTTTTAAATCTTATATTTACAATATCCAACTTTCTCCCTTCAATTAACATCAGAGCACAGTAGCAAATGTCTGGCAGAAGAAGGGCATACCCACAACCACAGTACTCGGCTGCTGCGCCAAGTGGTATTTCTAGTCCACCCGTGAGCCAattccaacaacaacaacaacaaccaggTCAGCCAGGTCAACCTCAAGCGGGATTTCAAGGTGCATATGGAGCAGCAGCAGGAGTACCAGCTTACGGCGCAGATCAATTACTGGGCCAGTTTCAGCAAATGAGCGTTGGTAATGGTGCAGCTGTTGGCACGCCTCAGCAGCAGTTTCAACAGCCCCAATACCCCCAGGCTCAATATCAGcaaacacaacaacaacaaca includes these proteins:
- the YMC1 gene encoding carrier protein ymc1; translated protein: MADPAEITEYETSDLSKNTNIVDNSLSRKLKDVAAGFVGGATQVLIGQPADLVKIRLQTTSATSSIQVIKNVVKNEGLLAFYKGTLPPLFGVGVCVSLQFYGFHETKRQILQYTGQKQLDLWPQTYIAGAMAGVVNSPVTSPVEQLRILSQSSSGKSISMSSTVKDIFAKQGLRGIYRGFDITLLREFQAYGVWFLTYETLIKQITNYHGYKSRDQISTPELLASGALAGNALWLSSYPLDVIKSNVQSDGWGVNSKFGGSSIKAAKYILANHGFVGFWRGIVPCLLRAVPCSAGTFASVELALRLMG